One genomic segment of Sminthopsis crassicaudata isolate SCR6 chromosome 4, ASM4859323v1, whole genome shotgun sequence includes these proteins:
- the BRD2 gene encoding bromodomain-containing protein 2 isoform X2, whose amino-acid sequence MASVPALHLPPANPPPPEVSNPKKPGRVTNQLQYLHKVVMKALWKHQFAWPFRQPVDAVKLGLPDYHKIIKQPMDMGTIKRRLENNYYWLASECMQDFNTMFTNCYIYNKPTDDIVLMAQTLEKIFLQKVALMPSEEQELVVTIPKNSHKKGAKLAALQSSLTNAHQVPAVSSLSHTPLYAPSPEIPTTVLNIPHGSVISSPLLKSLHSAGTPLLAVSAAPTAQPLTKKKGVKRKADTTTPTPTAILAPGSPASPPGGGPEPKAARLPPTRRESGRPIKPPRKDLPDSQQQHQSSKKGKLSEQLKHCNGILKELLSKKHAAYAWPFYKPVDASALGLHDYHDIIKHPMDLSTVKRKMENRDYRDAQEFAADVRLMFSNCYKYNPPDHDVVAMARKLQDVFEFRYAKMPDEPLEPGPLPASTVLPPGLAKSSSESSSEESSSESSSEEEEEEEEEEEEETESSDSEEERANRLAELQEQLRAVHEQLAALSQGPISKPKRKREKKEKKKKRKAEKHRGRLDEGDKSPRLPRPPPPKKSSKKAGGGGSSGPGAAGPPSFGLPGSGTTRPPKKAMKTAPPPTTAAYDSEEEEESRPMSYDEKRQLSLDINKLPGEKLGRVVHIIQAREPSLRDSNPEEIEIDFETLKPSTLRELERYVLSCLRKKPRKPYTIKKPVGKTKEELTLEKKRELEKRLQDVSGQLNSTKKPPKKASEKVESAQQVAVSRLSASSSSSDSSSSSSSSSSSDTSDSDSG is encoded by the exons ATGGCCTCAGTGCCTGCTCTGCATCTTCCCCCTGCCAATCCACCACCCCCTGAAGTATCTAATCCCAAGAAGCCTGGTCGTGTCACTAATCAGTTGCAGTACTTACACAAGGTGGTGATGAAAGCCCTGTGGAAGCATCAGTTTGCCTGGCCATTTAGGCAGCCAGTAGATGCCGTCAAACTGGGCCTGCCG GACTACCACAAAATCATCAAGCAACCCATGGACATGGGAACCATCAAACGACGCTTGGAAAACAACTATTACTGGTTGGCCTCTGAGTGTATGCAGGATTTCAATACCATGTTCACCAATTGCTACATCTACAACAAG CCCACAGATGACATTGTATTGATGGCACAGACACTAGAAAAGATCTTTTTGCAGAAGGTGGCACTGATGCCATCTGAAGAACAAGAACTGGTGGTGACCATTCCCAAGAATAGCCACAAGAAGGGGGCAAAGCTAGCAG CACTTCAGAGCAGCCTCACCAATGCCCACCAGGTGCCTGCTGTCTCTTCTTTGTCTCACACACCTTTGTATGCCCCATCACCTGAAATTCCCACCACTGTCCTGAACATTCCCCATGGCTCAGtcatctcttctccccttctcaagTCTCTGCACTCTGCTGGCACCCCTTTATTAGCAGTTTCTGCAGCACCTACTGCCCAGCCACTCACCAAG aaaaagggGGTGAAGCGGAAAGCAGACACCACCACGCCAACACCAACAGCTATCCTGGCTCCTGGTTCCCCAGCCAGCCCCCCTGGGGGTGGCCCAGAGCCCAAAGCAGCCAGGCTGCCCCCTACACGTCGGGAAAGTGGCCGTCCCATCAAACCTCCACGAAAAGACTTGCCAGACTCCCAGCAACAGCACCAGAGCTCTAAAAAAGGAAAGCTGTCAGAGCAACTGAAACATTGCAATGGCATTTTAAAAGAGCTTCTTTCCAAAAAACATGCTGCTTATGCCTGGCCTTTCTATAAGCCTGTGGATGCTTCAGCTCTTGGCCTACATGACTACCATGATATAATTAAGCATCCCATGGACCTCAGCACTGTTAAG CGAAAGATGGAGAACAGAGATTACAGGGATGCACAAGAGTTTGCAGCTGATGTGCGGCTTATGTTTTCCAACTGTTACAAATATAACCCTCCTGATCATGATGTTGTTGCCATGGCACGAAAGCTACAG GATGTGTTTGAATTTCGATATGCCAAGATGCCTGATGAACCATTGGAGCCAGGACCCTTACCTGCCTCAACTGTTCTTCCCCCTGGCTTGGCTAAATCATCTTCTGAGTCCTCTAGTGAGGAGAGTAGTAGTGAAAGTTCttcagaagaggaggaagaagaggaggaagaggaagaagaagaaactgaaagctCAGACTCAGAAGAAGAGAGGGCCAACAGATTGGCTGAGTTACAGGAACAG CTTCGGGCAGTGCATGAACAATTGGCTGCCTTATCCCAGGGGCCAATTTCCAAGCCTAAACGGAAacgagaaaagaaggaaaagaagaagaagcggAAGGCAGAAAAGCATCGGGGGCGATTGGATGAAGGTGATAAGAGTCCCAGGCTGCCTCGCCCACCACCACCCAAGAAATCCTCAAAGAAGGCAGGTGGTGGTGGCAGCAGTGGTCCTGGGGCAGCAGGGCCTCCCAGCTTTGGTCTTCCTGGAAGTGGTACCACCAG GCCTCCAAAGAAGGCGATGAAGACAGCTCCACCACCAACAACTGCTGCTTATGAttcagaggaagaggaagagagccGACCCATGAGTTATGATGAAAAACGACAGCTGAGCCTGGATATCAATAAGTTACCTGGAGAGAAGCTAGGTCGTGTAGTACACATCATCCAGGCCCGAGAACCCTCACTCCGTGACTCAAACCCTGAAGAGATTGAAATTGATTTTGAGACTCTCAAACCATCCACACTTCGAGAACTTGAGCGCTATGTTCTTTCCTGTTTGCGGAAGAAGCCAAGGAAACCTTATA CTATCAAAAAACCTGTGGGTAAGACGAAGGAGGAATTaactctggagaagaaaagagaacttGAGAAGCGGCTACAGGATGTGAGTGGTCAGCTTAATTCTACCAAGAAGCCCCCAAAGAAGG CAAGCGAGAAAGTGGAGTCAGCGCAGCAGGTGGCAGTATCACGCCTCAGTGCCTCAAGTTCCAGCTCAGACTCCAgctcatcatcttcatcatcttcttcttctgaTACCAGTGACTCTGACTCAGGCTAA
- the BRD2 gene encoding bromodomain-containing protein 2 isoform X3, producing MDMGTIKRRLENNYYWLASECMQDFNTMFTNCYIYNKPTDDIVLMAQTLEKIFLQKVALMPSEEQELVVTIPKNSHKKGAKLAALQSSLTNAHQVPAVSSLSHTPLYAPSPEIPTTVLNIPHGSVISSPLLKSLHSAGTPLLAVSAAPTAQPLTKKKGVKRKADTTTPTPTAILAPGSPASPPGGGPEPKAARLPPTRRESGRPIKPPRKDLPDSQQQHQSSKKGKLSEQLKHCNGILKELLSKKHAAYAWPFYKPVDASALGLHDYHDIIKHPMDLSTVKRKMENRDYRDAQEFAADVRLMFSNCYKYNPPDHDVVAMARKLQDVFEFRYAKMPDEPLEPGPLPASTVLPPGLAKSSSESSSEESSSESSSEEEEEEEEEEEEETESSDSEEERANRLAELQEQLRAVHEQLAALSQGPISKPKRKREKKEKKKKRKAEKHRGRLDEGDKSPRLPRPPPPKKSSKKAGGGGSSGPGAAGPPSFGLPGSGTTRPPKKAMKTAPPPTTAAYDSEEEEESRPMSYDEKRQLSLDINKLPGEKLGRVVHIIQAREPSLRDSNPEEIEIDFETLKPSTLRELERYVLSCLRKKPRKPYTIKKPVGKTKEELTLEKKRELEKRLQDVSGQLNSTKKPPKKASEKVESAQQVAVSRLSASSSSSDSSSSSSSSSSSDTSDSDSG from the exons ATGGACATGGGAACCATCAAACGACGCTTGGAAAACAACTATTACTGGTTGGCCTCTGAGTGTATGCAGGATTTCAATACCATGTTCACCAATTGCTACATCTACAACAAG CCCACAGATGACATTGTATTGATGGCACAGACACTAGAAAAGATCTTTTTGCAGAAGGTGGCACTGATGCCATCTGAAGAACAAGAACTGGTGGTGACCATTCCCAAGAATAGCCACAAGAAGGGGGCAAAGCTAGCAG CACTTCAGAGCAGCCTCACCAATGCCCACCAGGTGCCTGCTGTCTCTTCTTTGTCTCACACACCTTTGTATGCCCCATCACCTGAAATTCCCACCACTGTCCTGAACATTCCCCATGGCTCAGtcatctcttctccccttctcaagTCTCTGCACTCTGCTGGCACCCCTTTATTAGCAGTTTCTGCAGCACCTACTGCCCAGCCACTCACCAAG aaaaagggGGTGAAGCGGAAAGCAGACACCACCACGCCAACACCAACAGCTATCCTGGCTCCTGGTTCCCCAGCCAGCCCCCCTGGGGGTGGCCCAGAGCCCAAAGCAGCCAGGCTGCCCCCTACACGTCGGGAAAGTGGCCGTCCCATCAAACCTCCACGAAAAGACTTGCCAGACTCCCAGCAACAGCACCAGAGCTCTAAAAAAGGAAAGCTGTCAGAGCAACTGAAACATTGCAATGGCATTTTAAAAGAGCTTCTTTCCAAAAAACATGCTGCTTATGCCTGGCCTTTCTATAAGCCTGTGGATGCTTCAGCTCTTGGCCTACATGACTACCATGATATAATTAAGCATCCCATGGACCTCAGCACTGTTAAG CGAAAGATGGAGAACAGAGATTACAGGGATGCACAAGAGTTTGCAGCTGATGTGCGGCTTATGTTTTCCAACTGTTACAAATATAACCCTCCTGATCATGATGTTGTTGCCATGGCACGAAAGCTACAG GATGTGTTTGAATTTCGATATGCCAAGATGCCTGATGAACCATTGGAGCCAGGACCCTTACCTGCCTCAACTGTTCTTCCCCCTGGCTTGGCTAAATCATCTTCTGAGTCCTCTAGTGAGGAGAGTAGTAGTGAAAGTTCttcagaagaggaggaagaagaggaggaagaggaagaagaagaaactgaaagctCAGACTCAGAAGAAGAGAGGGCCAACAGATTGGCTGAGTTACAGGAACAG CTTCGGGCAGTGCATGAACAATTGGCTGCCTTATCCCAGGGGCCAATTTCCAAGCCTAAACGGAAacgagaaaagaaggaaaagaagaagaagcggAAGGCAGAAAAGCATCGGGGGCGATTGGATGAAGGTGATAAGAGTCCCAGGCTGCCTCGCCCACCACCACCCAAGAAATCCTCAAAGAAGGCAGGTGGTGGTGGCAGCAGTGGTCCTGGGGCAGCAGGGCCTCCCAGCTTTGGTCTTCCTGGAAGTGGTACCACCAG GCCTCCAAAGAAGGCGATGAAGACAGCTCCACCACCAACAACTGCTGCTTATGAttcagaggaagaggaagagagccGACCCATGAGTTATGATGAAAAACGACAGCTGAGCCTGGATATCAATAAGTTACCTGGAGAGAAGCTAGGTCGTGTAGTACACATCATCCAGGCCCGAGAACCCTCACTCCGTGACTCAAACCCTGAAGAGATTGAAATTGATTTTGAGACTCTCAAACCATCCACACTTCGAGAACTTGAGCGCTATGTTCTTTCCTGTTTGCGGAAGAAGCCAAGGAAACCTTATA CTATCAAAAAACCTGTGGGTAAGACGAAGGAGGAATTaactctggagaagaaaagagaacttGAGAAGCGGCTACAGGATGTGAGTGGTCAGCTTAATTCTACCAAGAAGCCCCCAAAGAAGG CAAGCGAGAAAGTGGAGTCAGCGCAGCAGGTGGCAGTATCACGCCTCAGTGCCTCAAGTTCCAGCTCAGACTCCAgctcatcatcttcatcatcttcttcttctgaTACCAGTGACTCTGACTCAGGCTAA
- the BRD2 gene encoding bromodomain-containing protein 2 isoform X1: MLQNVTPHSKLPGEGNAGLLGLGPEAAAPGKRIRKPSLLYEGFESPTMASVPALHLPPANPPPPEVSNPKKPGRVTNQLQYLHKVVMKALWKHQFAWPFRQPVDAVKLGLPDYHKIIKQPMDMGTIKRRLENNYYWLASECMQDFNTMFTNCYIYNKPTDDIVLMAQTLEKIFLQKVALMPSEEQELVVTIPKNSHKKGAKLAALQSSLTNAHQVPAVSSLSHTPLYAPSPEIPTTVLNIPHGSVISSPLLKSLHSAGTPLLAVSAAPTAQPLTKKKGVKRKADTTTPTPTAILAPGSPASPPGGGPEPKAARLPPTRRESGRPIKPPRKDLPDSQQQHQSSKKGKLSEQLKHCNGILKELLSKKHAAYAWPFYKPVDASALGLHDYHDIIKHPMDLSTVKRKMENRDYRDAQEFAADVRLMFSNCYKYNPPDHDVVAMARKLQDVFEFRYAKMPDEPLEPGPLPASTVLPPGLAKSSSESSSEESSSESSSEEEEEEEEEEEEETESSDSEEERANRLAELQEQLRAVHEQLAALSQGPISKPKRKREKKEKKKKRKAEKHRGRLDEGDKSPRLPRPPPPKKSSKKAGGGGSSGPGAAGPPSFGLPGSGTTRPPKKAMKTAPPPTTAAYDSEEEEESRPMSYDEKRQLSLDINKLPGEKLGRVVHIIQAREPSLRDSNPEEIEIDFETLKPSTLRELERYVLSCLRKKPRKPYTIKKPVGKTKEELTLEKKRELEKRLQDVSGQLNSTKKPPKKASEKVESAQQVAVSRLSASSSSSDSSSSSSSSSSSDTSDSDSG, encoded by the exons ATGCTGCAGAACGTGACCCCCCACAGCAA GCTCCCTGGGGAGGGGAATGCGGGCCTATTGGGCCTGGGCCCTGAGGCAGCAGCCCCAGGGAAGCGGATCCGGAAACCTTCTCTGTTGTATGAAGGATTTGAGAGCCCAACCATGGCCTCAGTGCCTGCTCTGCATCTTCCCCCTGCCAATCCACCACCCCCTGAAGTATCTAATCCCAAGAAGCCTGGTCGTGTCACTAATCAGTTGCAGTACTTACACAAGGTGGTGATGAAAGCCCTGTGGAAGCATCAGTTTGCCTGGCCATTTAGGCAGCCAGTAGATGCCGTCAAACTGGGCCTGCCG GACTACCACAAAATCATCAAGCAACCCATGGACATGGGAACCATCAAACGACGCTTGGAAAACAACTATTACTGGTTGGCCTCTGAGTGTATGCAGGATTTCAATACCATGTTCACCAATTGCTACATCTACAACAAG CCCACAGATGACATTGTATTGATGGCACAGACACTAGAAAAGATCTTTTTGCAGAAGGTGGCACTGATGCCATCTGAAGAACAAGAACTGGTGGTGACCATTCCCAAGAATAGCCACAAGAAGGGGGCAAAGCTAGCAG CACTTCAGAGCAGCCTCACCAATGCCCACCAGGTGCCTGCTGTCTCTTCTTTGTCTCACACACCTTTGTATGCCCCATCACCTGAAATTCCCACCACTGTCCTGAACATTCCCCATGGCTCAGtcatctcttctccccttctcaagTCTCTGCACTCTGCTGGCACCCCTTTATTAGCAGTTTCTGCAGCACCTACTGCCCAGCCACTCACCAAG aaaaagggGGTGAAGCGGAAAGCAGACACCACCACGCCAACACCAACAGCTATCCTGGCTCCTGGTTCCCCAGCCAGCCCCCCTGGGGGTGGCCCAGAGCCCAAAGCAGCCAGGCTGCCCCCTACACGTCGGGAAAGTGGCCGTCCCATCAAACCTCCACGAAAAGACTTGCCAGACTCCCAGCAACAGCACCAGAGCTCTAAAAAAGGAAAGCTGTCAGAGCAACTGAAACATTGCAATGGCATTTTAAAAGAGCTTCTTTCCAAAAAACATGCTGCTTATGCCTGGCCTTTCTATAAGCCTGTGGATGCTTCAGCTCTTGGCCTACATGACTACCATGATATAATTAAGCATCCCATGGACCTCAGCACTGTTAAG CGAAAGATGGAGAACAGAGATTACAGGGATGCACAAGAGTTTGCAGCTGATGTGCGGCTTATGTTTTCCAACTGTTACAAATATAACCCTCCTGATCATGATGTTGTTGCCATGGCACGAAAGCTACAG GATGTGTTTGAATTTCGATATGCCAAGATGCCTGATGAACCATTGGAGCCAGGACCCTTACCTGCCTCAACTGTTCTTCCCCCTGGCTTGGCTAAATCATCTTCTGAGTCCTCTAGTGAGGAGAGTAGTAGTGAAAGTTCttcagaagaggaggaagaagaggaggaagaggaagaagaagaaactgaaagctCAGACTCAGAAGAAGAGAGGGCCAACAGATTGGCTGAGTTACAGGAACAG CTTCGGGCAGTGCATGAACAATTGGCTGCCTTATCCCAGGGGCCAATTTCCAAGCCTAAACGGAAacgagaaaagaaggaaaagaagaagaagcggAAGGCAGAAAAGCATCGGGGGCGATTGGATGAAGGTGATAAGAGTCCCAGGCTGCCTCGCCCACCACCACCCAAGAAATCCTCAAAGAAGGCAGGTGGTGGTGGCAGCAGTGGTCCTGGGGCAGCAGGGCCTCCCAGCTTTGGTCTTCCTGGAAGTGGTACCACCAG GCCTCCAAAGAAGGCGATGAAGACAGCTCCACCACCAACAACTGCTGCTTATGAttcagaggaagaggaagagagccGACCCATGAGTTATGATGAAAAACGACAGCTGAGCCTGGATATCAATAAGTTACCTGGAGAGAAGCTAGGTCGTGTAGTACACATCATCCAGGCCCGAGAACCCTCACTCCGTGACTCAAACCCTGAAGAGATTGAAATTGATTTTGAGACTCTCAAACCATCCACACTTCGAGAACTTGAGCGCTATGTTCTTTCCTGTTTGCGGAAGAAGCCAAGGAAACCTTATA CTATCAAAAAACCTGTGGGTAAGACGAAGGAGGAATTaactctggagaagaaaagagaacttGAGAAGCGGCTACAGGATGTGAGTGGTCAGCTTAATTCTACCAAGAAGCCCCCAAAGAAGG CAAGCGAGAAAGTGGAGTCAGCGCAGCAGGTGGCAGTATCACGCCTCAGTGCCTCAAGTTCCAGCTCAGACTCCAgctcatcatcttcatcatcttcttcttctgaTACCAGTGACTCTGACTCAGGCTAA